GGGCATGGGAATCTGAATTCCATATTATGGTCAAATTACCTACCGGTTTGAACTTTAAAAGATTAACGGGATTTACCGCCGCCGCTCCCGCAAGGACGGCGGCGGTTTTTATAAAACTTCTTCTGGAAACGTTTTTTAAATCCATTTAAAATGTACCCCCATTTTTTTTCAAATAAATCAAATAAATTTTATATTATATAATTTTGCCGATACCGTTTTAAAATCCGGTCTTTACGGAATTCATTATGCTTATTATCTTCCTGGTAACTTTTATAACCGTTTTCTTTTGCTCAGGCGTATTTTTAAAAAATTTAGAAAAATAAGTTGGCAAATAAGATATCATAACGGTATATTTTCCGTCTTTGTATATGGCTATCCTGCACGGCATAAATGCCGAATAATTCATATTATTTTTTAAAAGGTCGTAACCGTCATGGAGGTTGCAAAAATCAATTACCCTCAGATGCGGTATTTTACGGCCTATGCCTTTTATGCCCGTCGATATGGGAGCGACGGCAAGTATGCTGAAATTAGCGTCTTCTATCCCCTGTTTAAGGTCGAAAAGAGCGTTTTTAAATCTTTTTTTAACTTTTAAAATATAAAACGGCCCTTTGGGAATATTTGCTCCATATGAGTTTCCTGTAAATACAAGCGATCCGCAATAAACTACCGTTAAAACTATAACTAAAAATGCCGGAAGCCCGATATTCTTTTTTTTATTAATCATCCGCCCACCTCTCCAGTAGCCTATATCGTTAAACTTTAATATTTTATAATAAATTTTATTTAAACTACGTTAATCGTAACCGTTTTCTTGTAAATATTATGATGGGTGTCATACATCACAAATTCTAAAGGCGCTTTTTTATCGGCTTTTAAATAAAATTCCAAAAAAGGATTTGCCGAGACCGCAATTCCGTAATCGCAACTGGTTACTAATTTTTTATCGTAATAAATATCTACTTTATTAATAATCCACATAGGTATTATCTTTCCTGTTTTTGGATTTTTAACGAGACCGGTATCCATTGGATGTTTTGTTATGGACATTATTTTAAATATTTCGCCTTTTTTAACCTTCCTAGGTACTCTTACCATAATGGTTCCTATTTTCATTTTATACGCTCCTATTATTAATTCGTTATGATTTATCGTTTATACTTTTACATTTTTATACTTTTAAATTAAATAATTCAAATATCAGCAACCGCCTACCGTAACTTTTATAGATTTTTTATTTCCGAACAATTTCCCGTCAGAAAACTCGGTAACAACCTGAACGTAAGAATCCTGCTGAATTTTAATTCTAGTAGATATGTAAGCCTTTCCGTTTTCCGGAGTCAAATTAAACGTTGCTATTTTAGCAACCGGATTGTTAAGATCGTAAACATGAAATGCTTTGACATAATTTCCTTTTTTCATAGGATGTTTAGAATCGATAGTCAAAGGAACCAGTCCTCCGTTCTGAGCTATAAGAGGCAAATGAATCTTAGGCAGCATCATTTTTTTATACTCGGGAGAGTTTTCGGCGAGCCATATAACCTTTTTGCCATCTATCTCTTTTACGTCGGACTTAATAATTGGAGCAACGGAAGCTTTCTTTTTAGCCGCCGCAAAAACATTCTCCGCATCTAAAACGCCGGCCGCCGGACCAGCAAGAATCAATGCGGCGGCTGCGGCCGTTTTTTTCATAAAATCCCTTCTCGATACGTTGTTACCCATCTTTAGAACCTCCTTAGTTAATAATTATTAAATAATGAAATTAAACTGCATCATCTGTTATTATTTATTATAATTCTGCGAAAATTTTCTCAAACTTTCAATTTTATATCTACCCGAAGCGATCCATCTCGACACCAGCATAAAATCGCTCTTTTTCCAGTAACCCGGAAGCAGAAATATTTTCTTATAGTAAGGGGTATAAAAAATCTCCGTCGGAACTCCGGTAATGTTAAGTTTAGCGGCCAATTGTTTTTCC
Above is a window of Candidatus Acidulodesulfobacterium acidiphilum DNA encoding:
- a CDS encoding twin-arginine translocation signal domain-containing protein, which codes for MDLKNVSRRSFIKTAAVLAGAAAVNPVNLLKFKPVGNLTIIWNSDSHA
- a CDS encoding DUF302 domain-containing protein → MINKKKNIGLPAFLVIVLTVVYCGSLVFTGNSYGANIPKGPFYILKVKKRFKNALFDLKQGIEDANFSILAVAPISTGIKGIGRKIPHLRVIDFCNLHDGYDLLKNNMNYSAFMPCRIAIYKDGKYTVMISYLPTYFSKFFKNTPEQKKTVIKVTRKIISIMNSVKTGF
- the soxZ gene encoding thiosulfate oxidation carrier complex protein SoxZ codes for the protein MGTIMVRVPRKVKKGEIFKIMSITKHPMDTGLVKNPKTGKIIPMWIINKVDIYYDKKLVTSCDYGIAVSANPFLEFYLKADKKAPLEFVMYDTHHNIYKKTVTINVV
- a CDS encoding twin-arginine translocation signal domain-containing protein, with amino-acid sequence MGNNVSRRDFMKKTAAAAALILAGPAAGVLDAENVFAAAKKKASVAPIIKSDVKEIDGKKVIWLAENSPEYKKMMLPKIHLPLIAQNGGLVPLTIDSKHPMKKGNYVKAFHVYDLNNPVAKIATFNLTPENGKAYISTRIKIQQDSYVQVVTEFSDGKLFGNKKSIKVTVGGC